Proteins encoded in a region of the Streptomyces liliiviolaceus genome:
- the treS gene encoding maltose alpha-D-glucosyltransferase, with product MIVNEPVPDTFEDTPAKDRDPEWFKRAVFYEVLVRSFQDSNGDGIGDLKGLTAKLDYLQWLGVDCLWLPPFFQSPLRDGGYDVSDYTAVLPEFGDLADFVEFVDAAHQRGMRVIIDFVMNHTSDQHPWFQASRNDPDGPYGDYYMWADDDQQYADARIIFVDTEASNWTFDPIRKQYYFHRFFSHQPDLNFENPAVVEEIVSALRFWLDLGIDGFRLDAVPYLFAEEGTDCENLPATHQVLKQVRAEIDAHYPDTVLLAEANQWPEDVVDYFGDYTAGGDECHMAFHFPVMPRIFMAVRRESRYPVSEILAKTPAIPSGCQWGIFLRNHDELTLEMVTDEERDYMYAEYAKDPRMRANIGIRRRLATLLDNDRNQIELFTALLLSLPGSPILYYGDEIGMGDNIWLGDRDAVRTPMQWTPDRNAGFSSCDPGRLYLPTIMDPVHGYQVTNVEASMSNPSSLLHWTRRMIEIRKQNPAFGLGSYTELPSSNPAVIAFLREYKDDLVLCVHNFSRFAQPTELDLQTFNGRHPVELIGGVRFPAIGELPYLLTLAGHGFYWFRLHKDSAPLATKRRLTVCS from the coding sequence ATGATCGTCAACGAACCCGTCCCGGACACCTTCGAGGACACCCCCGCAAAAGACCGGGACCCCGAATGGTTCAAACGCGCCGTCTTCTACGAAGTCCTCGTCCGCTCCTTCCAGGACAGCAACGGCGACGGCATCGGCGACCTCAAAGGCCTCACCGCCAAACTCGACTACCTCCAATGGCTCGGCGTCGACTGCCTGTGGCTGCCCCCCTTCTTCCAGTCCCCCCTCAGGGACGGCGGCTACGACGTCTCCGACTACACCGCCGTCCTGCCCGAATTCGGCGACCTCGCCGACTTCGTCGAATTCGTCGACGCCGCCCACCAGCGCGGCATGCGCGTCATCATCGACTTCGTCATGAACCACACCAGCGACCAGCACCCCTGGTTCCAGGCCTCCCGCAACGACCCCGACGGACCCTACGGCGACTACTACATGTGGGCCGACGACGACCAGCAGTACGCCGACGCCCGCATCATCTTCGTCGACACCGAAGCCTCCAACTGGACCTTCGACCCCATCCGCAAGCAGTACTACTTCCACCGCTTCTTCTCCCACCAGCCCGACCTCAACTTCGAAAACCCCGCCGTCGTCGAGGAAATCGTCTCCGCCCTGCGCTTCTGGCTCGACCTGGGCATCGACGGCTTCCGCCTCGACGCCGTCCCCTACCTCTTCGCCGAAGAGGGCACCGACTGCGAGAACCTCCCCGCCACCCACCAGGTCCTCAAACAGGTCCGCGCCGAGATCGACGCCCACTACCCCGACACCGTCCTGCTCGCCGAGGCCAACCAATGGCCCGAGGACGTCGTCGACTACTTCGGCGACTACACCGCCGGCGGCGACGAATGCCACATGGCCTTCCACTTCCCCGTCATGCCCCGCATCTTCATGGCCGTCCGCCGCGAATCCCGGTATCCGGTGTCGGAGATCCTGGCGAAGACCCCCGCGATCCCCTCCGGCTGCCAGTGGGGCATCTTCCTGCGCAACCACGACGAGCTCACCCTCGAAATGGTCACCGACGAAGAACGCGACTACATGTACGCGGAATACGCCAAAGACCCCCGCATGCGCGCCAACATCGGCATCCGCCGACGCCTCGCCACCCTCCTGGACAACGACCGCAACCAGATCGAACTCTTCACCGCCCTGCTCCTGTCGCTGCCCGGCTCACCGATCCTCTACTACGGCGACGAGATCGGCATGGGCGACAACATCTGGCTCGGCGACCGCGACGCGGTGCGCACCCCCATGCAGTGGACCCCGGACCGCAACGCCGGCTTCTCCTCCTGCGACCCCGGACGCCTCTACCTCCCCACGATCATGGACCCGGTCCACGGCTACCAGGTCACCAACGTCGAAGCCTCCATGAGCAACCCCTCCTCACTGCTCCACTGGACCCGCCGCATGATCGAGATCCGCAAACAGAACCCCGCCTTCGGCCTCGGCTCCTACACCGAACTCCCCTCCTCCAACCCCGCCGTCATCGCCTTCCTGCGCGAATACAAGGACGACCTCGTCCTGTGCGTCCACAACTTCTCCCGCTTCGCCCAACCCACCGAACTCGACCTCCAGACCTTCAACGGACGCCACCCCGTCGAACTCATCGGCGGCGTCCGCTTCCCCGCCATCGGCGAACTCCCCTACCTCCTCACCCTCGCCGGCCACGGCTTCTACTGGTTCCGCCTGCACAAGGACAGCGCCCCGCTCGCCACCAAACGCCGATTGACGGTGTGCTCCTGA
- a CDS encoding maltokinase N-terminal cap-like domain-containing protein has translation MRKVVAPRPSGHSPAHLLTSLADLLQAWLPEQRWFAGKGRRVTDLSLLSVTELHPACLHLLVSTGDGSSPSRPGDCYQLLLGVGEVLPPRLAHARIGRASQGPLAGLTVYDALQEPRSADLLLERLRTPGTAGPLRFERDAKVTVPAGLTPRLLDVEQSNTSLVYGNAYILKIFRRVRPGINPDLEVPWALARQGCTRVPAPVAWFRTSDPQPATLGVLQPFLPDAVDGWTLALESLTAGRDFGEEAYELGRATAEVHLALAAAFALDAPTADGNRRLAAAMLERLDTTSRSVPELLPHVDGLRGAFDELAALDSGRPVQRIHGDLHLGQVLWAKERWSVIDFEGEPARPIAERRQSQSPVRDVAGMLRSFDYAARSRHPWRPEWARRCRDAYCAGYAVQARWDPRAQRALLRAHETDRAVYEALYEARHRPDWLPVPMAAIARLAEHAPSPSGGPHTPVPSFHSAQGG, from the coding sequence ATGCGCAAGGTCGTAGCACCCCGCCCCAGCGGCCACAGTCCGGCCCATCTGCTGACATCGCTCGCCGACCTGCTTCAGGCGTGGCTGCCCGAACAACGGTGGTTCGCGGGCAAGGGCCGACGGGTCACGGACCTCTCCCTGCTCTCGGTGACCGAGCTGCATCCGGCGTGCCTGCATCTCCTGGTCAGTACCGGGGACGGTTCCTCCCCGTCCCGGCCCGGGGACTGCTACCAACTGCTCCTCGGTGTCGGGGAGGTCCTGCCTCCCCGGCTGGCCCACGCCCGTATCGGGCGCGCGAGCCAAGGGCCGCTGGCCGGTCTGACGGTGTACGACGCCCTGCAGGAGCCGAGGTCGGCCGACCTGCTCCTGGAGCGGCTGCGCACACCGGGAACGGCGGGGCCGCTGCGGTTCGAACGTGACGCGAAGGTGACCGTCCCCGCCGGTCTGACTCCGCGTCTGCTGGACGTGGAGCAGTCCAACACCAGCCTGGTCTACGGGAACGCGTACATCCTCAAGATCTTCCGGCGGGTCCGGCCCGGCATCAATCCGGACCTGGAGGTGCCCTGGGCGCTGGCCCGTCAGGGGTGCACCCGGGTACCGGCCCCCGTGGCGTGGTTCCGTACCTCGGATCCGCAGCCTGCGACGCTCGGGGTGCTCCAGCCGTTCCTGCCGGACGCCGTCGACGGGTGGACCCTGGCGCTCGAATCGCTCACCGCGGGACGGGACTTCGGGGAGGAGGCGTACGAACTGGGGCGGGCGACGGCCGAGGTGCATCTCGCGCTGGCCGCGGCGTTCGCCCTCGACGCGCCGACCGCGGACGGGAACCGGCGGCTCGCGGCCGCGATGCTCGAACGCCTGGACACGACGAGCCGTTCGGTGCCGGAGCTGCTGCCCCACGTGGACGGGCTGCGGGGCGCCTTCGACGAGCTGGCGGCGCTCGACTCGGGCCGTCCGGTGCAGCGGATCCACGGCGATCTGCATCTCGGCCAGGTGCTGTGGGCCAAGGAGCGCTGGTCCGTCATCGACTTCGAGGGCGAACCGGCCCGCCCCATCGCCGAACGCCGGCAATCGCAGTCCCCCGTACGCGATGTCGCGGGCATGCTGCGGTCCTTCGACTACGCCGCCCGCAGCCGCCACCCGTGGCGTCCCGAGTGGGCGCGGCGCTGCCGTGACGCCTACTGCGCGGGATACGCCGTACAGGCGCGGTGGGACCCGCGTGCGCAGCGGGCGTTGCTGCGGGCGCACGAGACCGACCGGGCCGTGTACGAGGCCCTGTACGAGGCGCGGCACCGGCCCGACTGGCTGCCCGTGCCGATGGCGGCGATCGCCCGGCTCGCCGAGCACGCCCCTTCCCCGTCCGGCGGTCCGCACACGCCGGTTCCTTCCTTCCACAGCGCTCAAGGAGGCTGA